Proteins found in one Mucilaginibacter inviolabilis genomic segment:
- a CDS encoding AAA family ATPase, with the protein MENENFENRTDLSKLSTAVNQIKYTLAQIIVGQQDSIDLLIAGILADGHILIEGVPGVAKTLTAKLISKAIDARYSRIQFTPDLMPSDILGTSVFNPKSTEFEFKQGPVFGNIILIDEINRAPAKTQSALFEVMEERQVTIDGHTYKMQEPFTVLATQNPVEQEGTYRLPEAQLDRFLFKIEIKYPTLEEEIAIITRQHQQKTTEQLTHISAVLSGNDIIALRQQVRSFHVEAKLLEFTAKIIHETRNHKSLFLGGSPRASLAMINAAKAVAAIKGRDFITPDDIIYVAAPVLRHRIMLTPDKEMEGVSPDDVVAQIIQKLEIPR; encoded by the coding sequence ATGGAAAATGAGAATTTTGAAAACAGAACCGATCTGAGCAAACTCAGTACTGCGGTTAATCAAATTAAATATACACTTGCCCAGATCATTGTGGGGCAGCAGGATTCTATTGATCTGTTGATTGCAGGTATTCTGGCCGATGGGCATATCCTGATAGAAGGTGTACCCGGCGTGGCCAAAACCCTAACCGCCAAACTGATCTCCAAAGCTATTGATGCCCGTTATTCGCGTATACAGTTCACTCCCGATCTGATGCCTTCGGACATATTGGGTACGTCGGTATTTAATCCTAAAAGCACGGAATTTGAATTTAAACAAGGTCCTGTTTTTGGTAATATTATCCTGATAGATGAAATTAACCGCGCACCCGCCAAAACGCAATCGGCTTTGTTTGAGGTGATGGAAGAACGGCAGGTAACTATCGACGGCCATACCTACAAAATGCAGGAACCTTTCACCGTGCTGGCTACGCAAAACCCGGTGGAACAGGAAGGCACCTATCGTTTACCGGAAGCGCAGCTGGACCGCTTTCTGTTTAAAATAGAGATTAAATACCCAACACTGGAAGAAGAAATAGCTATCATTACCCGTCAGCATCAGCAAAAAACTACTGAGCAATTGACCCACATATCAGCGGTTTTATCTGGTAATGATATTATTGCACTACGCCAACAAGTACGGTCGTTTCATGTGGAGGCGAAATTGCTGGAATTTACGGCCAAGATTATTCATGAAACGCGTAACCATAAATCGTTGTTCCTGGGTGGTTCGCCGCGTGCATCGCTGGCCATGATCAATGCCGCCAAAGCTGTTGCCGCTATTAAGGGCCGCGATTTTATTACGCCTGATGATATTATCTATGTAGCTGCACCGGTGTTAAGGCACCGTATTATGCTCACGCCGGATAAGGAAATGGAAGGCGTAAGTCCGGATGATGTGGTAGCACAAATCATACAAAAATTGGAAATACCGAGATAG
- a CDS encoding DUF4350 domain-containing protein has protein sequence MKDFKIYITIASLLLIGYVVAQYNKPKPVNWQSTLYYKDKIPFGTYLLYDRLKDIYPGAGLTRTNKSAYNVFHGDSLQQGNYIIIAKSITLNKFDFEAMVKYIKAGNSVFMSAFEWRGFITDTLKIETRAEYAAKNVSINFTNPQLKAPSNYVFKRDIANQYFSELDTAKATVIGKNYADHCTFLSYKFGKGTLYLCATPDVFTNYSLLTPQGSEYVAKALSYLPKAPYVYWDQYQNGDIPEDISPLRVFFGNPALQWAYYLSLGSILIFVFYEMKRRQRVIPVIEPLPNSTLDFVTVVGQVYYEKRNNANIAHKKVIYLLEHIREQYRLKTSKLDQEFVNILAQKTGIDEGFASSLISAVNFASTHQQITDMELIQLNKLIEKFYSQTGYNGK, from the coding sequence ATGAAAGATTTTAAAATCTATATCACTATTGCCAGCCTGTTACTCATCGGTTACGTGGTAGCACAGTATAATAAACCTAAACCAGTTAACTGGCAATCAACCCTTTATTATAAGGACAAGATCCCTTTTGGCACCTATTTGTTGTACGACCGGTTAAAGGATATCTATCCCGGTGCCGGCTTGACCAGAACCAACAAATCGGCCTATAATGTTTTTCATGGCGATAGCCTTCAGCAAGGAAACTACATCATCATAGCCAAAAGTATCACCCTCAATAAATTTGACTTTGAGGCGATGGTTAAGTACATCAAAGCGGGCAATTCGGTATTTATGTCGGCCTTTGAATGGCGGGGCTTTATTACCGATACTTTAAAAATAGAGACAAGGGCTGAGTACGCCGCCAAAAATGTATCCATCAACTTTACCAATCCACAGTTAAAGGCGCCCAGCAATTATGTATTTAAGCGCGACATTGCCAATCAGTATTTCTCGGAGCTCGATACCGCTAAAGCCACAGTGATAGGCAAAAACTATGCTGACCATTGCACCTTTTTAAGCTACAAATTTGGTAAAGGCACGCTATACCTGTGCGCCACACCTGATGTTTTTACCAATTACAGCCTGCTGACCCCGCAAGGATCCGAATATGTGGCCAAAGCCCTGTCGTACTTGCCCAAAGCTCCATATGTTTACTGGGACCAGTACCAAAACGGCGACATTCCCGAGGATATATCGCCATTGCGTGTGTTCTTCGGCAACCCGGCTTTACAATGGGCTTATTACCTGAGCCTGGGTAGTATACTCATTTTTGTTTTTTACGAGATGAAACGTCGCCAACGTGTGATTCCTGTAATTGAGCCCTTGCCAAATTCTACGCTTGATTTTGTGACGGTTGTAGGGCAGGTTTATTATGAAAAACGTAACAACGCCAACATCGCCCATAAAAAAGTGATTTACCTGCTGGAGCATATCAGGGAGCAATACCGGTTAAAAACCAGTAAACTCGATCAGGAATTTGTCAATATCCTGGCGCAAAAAACGGGTATAGATGAGGGTTTTGCCAGCTCACTGATCAGCGCGGTGAACTTTGCAAGCACCCATCAGCAAATAACTGATATGGAATTGATCCAACTCAATAAATTGATAGAAAAATTTTACAGCCAAACCGGATATAATGGAAAATGA
- the lipB gene encoding lipoyl(octanoyl) transferase LipB, with translation MKNKKVFFQDWGLIDYQQAWDKQEELFAASVKTKLNNRNSELAYEAAAKTSVAAGPFEPFEPDETFNYLVFCEHPHVYTLGKSGKPEHLLLDENGLKEKEAVYYAINRGGDITYHGPGQIVSYPILDLDNFFTDIHLYLRTLEEAVILTLDDYGLKAGRYPGYTGVWFDADNENARKICAMGVRCSRWVTMHGLAFNINTNLDYFNNIVPCGIDDKAVTSMQKELGREVDINEVKEILKHHISVLFDMEIL, from the coding sequence ATGAAGAACAAAAAAGTATTTTTTCAGGATTGGGGTCTGATTGATTATCAACAAGCCTGGGACAAGCAGGAAGAGTTATTTGCCGCTTCGGTAAAAACCAAACTTAATAATCGCAACAGCGAACTGGCTTATGAAGCTGCGGCCAAAACATCGGTAGCGGCCGGCCCCTTTGAGCCTTTTGAACCCGATGAAACCTTTAATTACCTGGTATTTTGCGAACATCCCCATGTGTATACCCTGGGTAAAAGCGGCAAGCCGGAGCATTTGCTGCTGGACGAAAATGGACTGAAAGAAAAGGAAGCTGTTTATTATGCCATTAATCGCGGCGGCGATATCACCTATCATGGCCCCGGCCAGATCGTGTCGTACCCGATACTGGACCTGGATAATTTTTTCACCGACATACACCTGTACCTGCGCACACTGGAAGAGGCAGTCATATTAACTTTGGACGATTATGGATTAAAGGCAGGTCGCTATCCGGGTTATACCGGTGTTTGGTTTGATGCCGATAATGAGAATGCCCGCAAGATATGCGCCATGGGTGTACGCTGCAGCCGTTGGGTAACTATGCATGGACTCGCTTTTAACATTAATACCAATCTGGACTACTTTAATAACATTGTGCCCTGCGGTATTGACGATAAGGCCGTAACCTCTATGCAAAAAGAGCTTGGTCGCGAGGTTGATATAAATGAAGTAAAAGAAATCCTTAAACATCATATTTCCGTATTGTTTGATATGGAGATATTATGA
- a CDS encoding DUF58 domain-containing protein, which produces MKKFISLFYRNLFLTNRLFAALTCSVVLFLLSFFFPWLGIIPTLAFWVLIVLFFIDILMLYRTANGVFAKRHAPERLSNSDNNDLGVYIENWYSFPISVGIIDEIPFQFQKRDIWFKTNLKPREKKLINYVLRPTRRGEYEFGDIRVYVKSPLGFIRRRYNFEQAEMLPVYPSFLQMRKYELMAISNRLTDIGIKKIRRIGHSMEFEQVKNYVQGDDYRTINWKATARQGNLMVNSYTDEKSQHVYCVIDKSRAMKMPFEGLSLLDYAINASLVLSNVALLKEDKAGLITISEKLGAVIPAERRPAHLNKILEALYKEKTRYLETNMELLFATVRKVIKQRSLVVFFTNYESLSALHRQLPFLKRIAKYHLLLVVFFENTELKKLSEQPAADVEGIYIKTIAEKFAYDKKLIVKELAKHGIQSILSAPQNLTINTINRYLEIKAKQKI; this is translated from the coding sequence GTGAAAAAATTCATCAGCCTCTTTTATAGAAACCTGTTTTTAACAAACCGCCTGTTTGCAGCTTTAACCTGCAGCGTGGTTTTGTTTTTATTGTCGTTCTTTTTTCCATGGCTGGGTATTATCCCAACACTGGCATTTTGGGTGTTGATTGTATTATTTTTTATTGACATACTGATGCTGTATCGCACAGCAAACGGGGTGTTTGCCAAACGCCATGCACCCGAACGACTGAGCAATAGTGACAATAACGATCTGGGGGTATATATCGAAAACTGGTATAGTTTCCCCATAAGCGTTGGCATTATTGACGAGATCCCCTTTCAGTTTCAAAAACGCGATATCTGGTTTAAAACCAACCTGAAACCGCGCGAAAAGAAACTCATTAATTATGTGTTAAGGCCAACACGTCGCGGTGAATATGAATTTGGCGATATCCGGGTATACGTTAAATCGCCTTTAGGCTTTATCAGGCGGCGGTATAATTTTGAGCAGGCAGAAATGCTGCCGGTATATCCGTCTTTTTTGCAGATGCGCAAATATGAGCTGATGGCTATATCAAACCGCTTAACAGACATCGGCATCAAAAAGATACGACGCATTGGCCATAGCATGGAGTTTGAGCAGGTAAAAAACTATGTTCAGGGCGATGATTACCGCACCATTAACTGGAAAGCTACCGCGCGGCAGGGCAACCTGATGGTGAATTCCTACACCGACGAAAAATCACAGCATGTATACTGTGTTATTGATAAATCAAGGGCCATGAAAATGCCTTTTGAGGGGTTGAGCCTGCTGGATTATGCCATCAATGCCAGCCTGGTACTATCAAATGTAGCCCTGCTAAAAGAGGATAAAGCCGGGCTCATCACCATATCCGAAAAGTTGGGAGCCGTAATACCTGCCGAGAGACGACCTGCGCATCTAAACAAAATACTGGAAGCCTTATACAAAGAAAAAACACGCTACCTGGAAACCAATATGGAACTGTTGTTTGCTACCGTACGTAAGGTGATCAAACAGCGCAGCCTGGTGGTGTTTTTTACTAATTACGAAAGCCTGAGCGCTCTGCACAGACAATTGCCGTTTTTAAAAAGAATAGCCAAATATCACCTGCTGCTGGTGGTATTTTTTGAAAACACCGAACTGAAAAAACTAAGTGAGCAACCCGCTGCCGATGTAGAGGGTATCTATATAAAAACCATAGCCGAAAAATTTGCCTACGATAAAAAGCTCATCGTAAAAGAGCTGGCCAAACATGGCATCCAATCTATTTTGAGCGCCCCTCAAAATTTGACCATCAATACCATCAACCGGTATCTGGAAATTAAGGCTAAGCAGAAGATTTAG
- a CDS encoding 4'-phosphopantetheinyl transferase family protein: MAIAYRQRIDDDTEFALWKIEEEADDLYKQLQLDDEEKAFVEKLSHSKRYLHWLATRVLLRKMLHTDEYIDCKVDAHGKPYLVNLPYHISLSHSFDYAAVMISKTHKVGIDIELIKQKVERIAGKFLRPDERAFIEDKHKIEHLYVCWCAKEAIYKCNGEKEVSFADNIFLDPFSFNIRGELSARLHKNNINLDYVVSYMQYDGYMVGFVKG; encoded by the coding sequence ATGGCTATAGCATACAGGCAGCGTATCGACGATGATACCGAATTTGCGCTCTGGAAAATAGAAGAAGAGGCTGACGACCTGTATAAACAACTACAACTTGACGACGAAGAAAAAGCCTTTGTTGAAAAACTGAGCCACAGCAAGCGCTACCTGCACTGGCTGGCCACCCGTGTGCTGCTTCGTAAAATGCTGCATACCGACGAATACATTGACTGTAAGGTTGATGCCCATGGCAAACCTTACCTGGTAAACCTGCCTTACCATATATCATTGAGCCACTCTTTTGATTATGCCGCGGTGATGATCAGCAAAACCCATAAAGTAGGGATTGATATTGAACTGATTAAACAAAAGGTAGAGCGTATTGCCGGTAAATTTTTACGACCCGACGAAAGGGCTTTTATTGAAGATAAGCATAAAATAGAGCACTTGTACGTTTGCTGGTGCGCCAAAGAAGCCATATATAAATGCAACGGCGAAAAAGAGGTATCATTTGCCGACAATATTTTCCTGGATCCTTTTAGTTTTAATATCCGGGGCGAGCTAAGCGCGCGCCTGCATAAAAATAATATCAACCTGGATTATGTAGTGAGCTATATGCAATATGATGGCTACATGGTAGGCTTCGTAAAAGGATAA
- a CDS encoding SGNH/GDSL hydrolase family protein, translating into MTHVPPTTGSPVPVIDTLSYLALGDSYTIGQSVDEHDAFPYQLAGQLPGHKITGPTIIARTGWTTQQLISAIDGSDSKNKTYDIVTLLVGVNDQYGGGSQADYRINFVQVLNTAIKLAKGNVNHVFVLSIPDYGVTPFAHGDDARIGKEIDQFNDINRQESANAGVNYIDITPISKLAANNSSLIANDGLHPSATMYQMWVEKLKPVVLSALEKK; encoded by the coding sequence ATGACACATGTACCACCCACTACAGGATCGCCTGTTCCTGTAATTGATACTTTAAGTTACCTGGCACTTGGCGATTCGTATACCATCGGTCAGTCGGTAGATGAGCATGATGCCTTCCCCTACCAGCTCGCAGGGCAATTACCCGGACATAAAATAACCGGCCCAACCATTATAGCCCGTACCGGCTGGACAACCCAACAATTGATATCAGCCATTGACGGTAGCGACTCCAAAAACAAAACCTACGATATAGTAACACTCCTTGTCGGCGTGAACGACCAGTACGGAGGTGGCAGCCAGGCCGATTATCGTATTAATTTTGTACAAGTTTTAAATACGGCTATCAAATTGGCTAAAGGCAATGTTAATCATGTTTTTGTATTATCCATACCCGATTATGGAGTAACACCTTTTGCCCATGGTGATGATGCACGCATTGGTAAAGAGATTGACCAATTCAATGATATTAACCGGCAGGAAAGCGCCAACGCGGGTGTTAATTATATCGATATTACTCCCATATCCAAACTGGCAGCCAATAATTCATCGCTTATTGCCAACGATGGCTTGCATCCATCTGCCACGATGTACCAGATGTGGGTAGAAAAACTTAAACCGGTTGTTTTAAGCGCACTGGAAAAGAAATAA
- a CDS encoding RDD family protein yields MQTIRITTTQNIDIDYEVAGLGERIVAYIIDMAMFFVILIGTLIAISAAGGFEKGGNGGYAGLGIMLIIYAVLFVFYDLICEVAMNGQSVGKKVMKIKVISLDGTRPRLGQYLLRWLFRIVDFTLTSDLCALICIAVSDKSQRVGDMVAGTTLIRTVPRTKMQNIAFKPEADTYQPVFPQAASLSEQDVELINEVINNYIKSGNSMLVYSMAQRIKDLLNVMPPAEMNNMLFLQTIIKDYSHIVAQADVL; encoded by the coding sequence ATGCAAACGATAAGGATAACCACCACACAAAATATAGATATTGATTACGAGGTAGCTGGCTTGGGCGAACGCATTGTAGCCTATATTATTGATATGGCCATGTTTTTTGTTATCCTTATAGGAACACTAATTGCTATAAGCGCAGCCGGTGGATTTGAAAAAGGAGGGAATGGAGGATACGCAGGGCTTGGTATAATGTTAATTATTTATGCGGTATTATTTGTTTTTTATGATCTGATATGCGAGGTAGCCATGAACGGGCAAAGTGTGGGTAAAAAGGTTATGAAAATAAAAGTAATAAGCCTGGATGGTACCCGGCCGCGTTTAGGTCAATACTTGTTGCGCTGGCTTTTCCGGATAGTTGACTTTACCTTAACCAGTGATTTGTGTGCGTTGATCTGTATAGCCGTGTCAGACAAATCGCAACGCGTGGGTGATATGGTGGCTGGTACCACGCTGATCAGGACCGTTCCGCGCACCAAAATGCAAAACATAGCTTTTAAACCCGAGGCGGATACTTATCAGCCTGTTTTTCCGCAGGCGGCCAGTTTAAGCGAGCAGGATGTTGAACTAATAAATGAAGTGATTAACAATTATATCAAAAGCGGTAACAGTATGTTGGTTTACAGTATGGCCCAGCGTATCAAAGATCTGCTGAATGTAATGCCACCCGCCGAAATGAATAATATGTTGTTTTTACAAACTATTATTAAAGATTACAGCCATATTGTAGCTCAGGCCGATGTTTTGTAG
- the dcd gene encoding dCTP deaminase yields MILSDKRILEEIEKGSIIIEPFKRECLGTNSYDVHLGKHLATYRDRVLDAKLHNEIDGFEIPKEGFILQPNTLYLGVTMEYTETHNHVPFLEGKSSTGRLGIDIHATAGKGDVGFCNTWTLEISCAQPVRIYAGMPIGQLIYFVVEGDIETMYNTKSNAKYNNPTTRPVESMMWKNKF; encoded by the coding sequence ATGATATTATCAGATAAGCGCATTCTTGAAGAAATTGAAAAAGGAAGTATTATTATTGAACCCTTTAAACGGGAATGCCTGGGTACCAACTCCTACGATGTACATTTAGGCAAACACCTGGCTACTTACCGCGACCGGGTACTGGATGCCAAACTGCATAATGAAATTGATGGTTTTGAGATACCTAAAGAAGGATTTATCCTGCAGCCCAATACGCTTTACCTGGGTGTTACCATGGAATACACCGAAACCCATAACCATGTACCCTTCCTGGAGGGAAAATCAAGCACCGGCAGGTTAGGTATTGATATACATGCCACCGCCGGCAAAGGCGATGTTGGTTTTTGCAACACCTGGACGCTGGAAATTTCATGCGCCCAGCCGGTACGTATCTATGCCGGTATGCCTATCGGGCAGCTGATTTATTTTGTGGTTGAAGGTGATATTGAAACCATGTATAATACCAAAAGCAACGCTAAATATAATA
- a CDS encoding stage II sporulation protein M, which translates to MREPLFVKQNSQKWTSFEQEPTNDPDELADRFIQITDDLAYAKTFYPKSKTTAYLNGLAAGLHQSIYKNKSEKSNRFLTFWKYELPLLFKTYQKQLLYAFLFFMVFCLIGALSAKYDENFVRLIMGDQYVDMTNANIMKGDPFGVYKNGNEALMFFGIAVNNIYVSLITFVSGIIFTVGSVYYLFRNGIMLGSFQYYFFSKGLGVKSILVIWIHGTLEISAIIIAGAAGIILGNSLLFPKTYKRMVSLKRGAKDGMKVAIGIIPILIVAAFFEGFVTRHTEMPVWLSITILASSLLFIIWYVIIYPNKIYKATQTYHAIQS; encoded by the coding sequence ATGCGGGAACCTCTTTTTGTAAAGCAAAACTCTCAAAAATGGACCAGCTTTGAGCAGGAACCAACCAATGATCCTGACGAGCTTGCCGATAGGTTTATCCAGATAACCGACGATCTGGCTTATGCCAAAACATTTTATCCCAAATCAAAAACCACCGCTTATCTCAACGGTCTTGCCGCCGGCTTGCATCAATCTATTTACAAAAACAAAAGTGAAAAAAGCAATCGCTTTCTCACCTTCTGGAAGTATGAACTGCCATTGCTTTTCAAAACCTATCAAAAGCAACTGCTTTATGCTTTTTTATTTTTTATGGTTTTTTGTTTGATAGGAGCCTTATCGGCCAAATACGATGAAAATTTTGTGCGCCTCATTATGGGCGACCAATATGTAGATATGACCAATGCCAATATCATGAAGGGAGATCCTTTTGGCGTGTACAAAAACGGTAACGAAGCCTTGATGTTTTTTGGAATAGCAGTAAATAACATCTATGTTTCGCTGATAACCTTTGTAAGTGGTATCATATTTACGGTTGGCTCTGTTTATTACCTTTTCCGTAACGGCATTATGCTGGGTTCATTTCAGTATTATTTTTTCAGTAAAGGTTTGGGTGTAAAATCTATCCTCGTGATCTGGATACATGGTACTCTGGAAATCTCGGCTATCATTATAGCCGGCGCCGCAGGTATTATTCTGGGCAACAGTTTATTGTTCCCCAAAACCTATAAACGCATGGTATCGTTAAAAAGAGGCGCCAAAGATGGCATGAAAGTAGCCATTGGTATCATCCCTATATTAATTGTAGCAGCGTTTTTTGAAGGTTTTGTAACCCGGCACACCGAGATGCCAGTATGGCTCAGTATTACTATATTAGCATCGTCATTACTGTTCATTATATGGTATGTGATTATATACCCAAACAAAATTTATAAAGCAACCCAAACCTATCATGCAATCCAAAGTTGA
- a CDS encoding DUF4129 domain-containing protein, translating to MLRLFCTIIFALFVHVSNGTTPAVKPVKQPLVLKMDTAKVNVRHLDNAVIAAHSKQPEFQYKDDIDTTPSWWDRFWRWFWDLFKPIKLGKHSMSPFLKVLLYILQYLILAAGLAAVVFLVLKLMGIDMLSIFRRKSMSANLPFTESLENIHDINFDDEIERAVSQHNYRLAVRMLYLKCLKQLSDAHLIKWQIDKTNSAYIDELTNTHQRQLFQSLTLQFEYVWYGEFAIDGQTFKNINTVFQDFNKGIA from the coding sequence ATGCTGCGCCTGTTCTGTACCATAATTTTTGCATTGTTTGTTCATGTAAGCAACGGGACTACACCGGCTGTTAAGCCTGTTAAGCAGCCTTTAGTGCTTAAGATGGATACCGCAAAGGTAAACGTACGCCATTTAGATAACGCTGTTATTGCAGCTCACAGCAAACAACCCGAATTTCAATACAAAGACGATATCGATACAACGCCTTCCTGGTGGGACCGTTTCTGGCGCTGGTTCTGGGATTTGTTTAAACCTATAAAATTAGGTAAGCATAGCATGAGCCCCTTTTTGAAAGTCTTGTTATATATTTTACAATATTTGATCCTGGCAGCGGGCTTGGCGGCTGTGGTGTTCCTGGTGCTTAAACTTATGGGGATTGACATGTTGAGTATTTTCCGGCGTAAGTCTATGTCGGCGAACTTACCGTTTACCGAATCATTGGAAAATATTCATGACATCAATTTTGATGACGAAATTGAAAGGGCCGTTTCACAGCATAATTACCGCCTGGCCGTAAGGATGCTTTATTTAAAATGCCTAAAACAACTGAGCGACGCCCATTTGATTAAATGGCAAATTGATAAAACCAACAGCGCCTATATTGATGAATTGACCAATACACACCAGCGCCAGCTTTTCCAATCATTGACTTTACAGTTTGAATATGTTTGGTATGGCGAATTTGCTATTGACGGGCAAACTTTCAAAAACATCAATACCGTATTTCAGGATTTTAACAAGGGTATAGCATGA